GGACAAAATAAAAGTGCTTGTTTTTACCTCAAATCTGTGACCAAATTAAATGATCGACGAGGGAGATGCACGGGGATCTACGCAAGGAGGACAATAATCAGAACTGAGCGAGGAATCTGTGGTTAGATCAGTCTAGCTACGTCGCCAAGAATCTCAAACCAGTGCTAGGTTAATACAGTAATCTATTTGTGGTAAGTGTCAACTTTTGGTAGCCAATCTCAAGCAGGTTGCTACGGCAACCAAGGCAAGATTTGCTGTTATTAAACCTTCTCCAACATACTGGCAAAACTTGAATTAATGCCTTAATCACATGGAACTGCAGCAAAACCTCGCCTCGCGATGCCAAAGACGGCCTCTAGATCTGTTTGATCACCAGAAGAAATGAGCCGTTTGAAAGAAACAGCACTACATGCTGCTACCGGGCTTCAATTTGCTGAGGAGATCGATATGTAGCAATCCGGAAAATTCACATGCCCATGGTCAGTGTAGCAAGATAGCATCACCTAGACCTAACTAATCAAGCTGCGACCGAGCTCGCGAATCTACACCTAGACCTAgtggtcgccgtcgccggccgtACTCTCTGATCTCATCATCTATCGCCTCTTCCTCATCAGGATGTGCTGCAGTATCTCGTTGAAGGTGTCGACCGGCCCCGGCAGGCAGAAGTGAACGCAGTCGGCCGCCATCCACGGCTGCACCTCGTGCGCGAACGGGTCCCGGTGCATGTACGCGCCGGGGTGCCCGTCCGGCCGCATCGCCGCCAGCTTGGTCACGTCCAGCACCTCGACCCTCGtcgcgccgccctcgccgttccTCGCCCTCGCGGCCTCCGCCTCCTCGTAGACGAGCCCGACCAGCTCTCTGTCGATGTCGCGCagctcgtgctccccctcctcGTACGGCGCCTTCCTCGGGCACATGGTGGCAAGGGTGTCGCCCTCGTACCTGTGGCCCGGCGACAAGGTGGCCAGCACCACGGTCCGCGGCCGGCCGGAGCGGCTCAGCCGGTCCAGCGCCGTCCGGTACGCCATCCTCATCGGCCGGGTGTACCCGATGTCCATCGCCGGGTCGAGCTCGTCGTGGACGTGGTGGCCGATCACCTCGCCGTTGACGTAGTAGATGGCGCCGTTCAGCGGCCAGTGGCCAGTGCCGAGCACCACCACGTCCATGGTGTCAGCGTCGGCGCCCCACAGGTCGTCGGCCGCGTCGAGGTGCACGTGGTTCATGCTCTGCGGCAGGGTGTCGTTGAGCGCCTTGCCCGTGGCCCTGGCGACGAACGGCGCCCAGTAGAAGGACACCGTCACGCCGTGCGTCGGGAACGCCCAGCGCCACAGGTCGGGCTTCCCGCGCGGGCCGGCGTCCCGGTACACGACGCGGTGCGGGAAGcccgcgccggcgaggaggcAGGCGAGCGACTGCGCCTGGTTCCGCACCATGGAGTCGCCGACGAGGGCCACGTGCTTGCCGCGTGCCGCCGAGAGGAAGGCCCCCGCGTCGAACGCCGGCAGGCGGCACCCCGCCGGCTGCCACCGCCAGTCGAGGTAGCCCGTGTCGGGCCGCCCGTTGCGGAGGCAGTCGTGGCTCTCCTTGACGTCGCACTCGGTGCCGTTGTACCGGCGCGCGTGGCCCGGCGCGTACACCCACCTCCCCTCAGAGTAGTTGCAGCTCCGGGGGCTGCAACGAATCAACAACTAAGAAGCTACCCGATCGAGTAAATAACCAGATGGGGATCTGATCTGAGCATCATCTACGCACCCGGACGAGACGAAGTTGTAGGTGTCATCGACGTACTGGAGCAGGGGAGAGAGCACGGCATCCTGGGTGCCGGGGGGAGTGCAGcagaggaggtggaggagagcCAGGGAGACGAAGCCGCAGGCCAGCCAAGCGCAGACGGGTCTGGGCACGGAATAGCCAGAGCGGGGGGTCTTCTGCTTGTGGGGATGATGCGGAGGCTGCTCGTGCGCTCCCATCTCGAGGTGGCTGGCTACTGTGCTAAGCTCGCCGGCAGGGTCGTGGCTCTCCTTGACTCGGGGTTATAGCTGCGAGTTCGATGATCATGTCAGCTGACATCGGTAATACTGTATTAGTTTGGAGCCTCCGTTACAGATCTGGAACCTAGCAAGTGTCGGCTAAAGTAGTTAAAGTGAAGGGTCAGTTCGTAACGCTCACCCTGTCAGTACTTCGAGTAGTATAATCGGCGACAATAAACATCTTCTTCAGTGTACGCGAAAGTAACGGCTAACAGAATATCATTTGTCATGCTATCCAAGCCATAAGAATTGTAATGCAGGACGACACAATTATCTTACACGCTTAACCAACTATGATAGAATCTGTTTGACTACGGAGACTAATTTTTAATCAAATGGAGTAATAATTAGCTCTAGATGATCCAAATAGGGGCTAAACATGGGCTAAAAATTAGGCAGCTCCctaactaaagtttagtccggtAGCTCTCCAAACCCAGCTAACAATGAGGGCTAACTTCTAGTGGCAGATAGCAAAATATAAAAGTACTCTTGCTAAATATGGGCTAAAGATTATAGTAACTTTGTCAATCTTAAGATATGCCACCTCAATCCAGTAGGTTGTGTTTGGTTGCTCGCATGAGATTCCGTAGATATGCTTTGTATATCCTGGATGAGTAGAAGCAAACTGAGTGGATGCAGTGATCGCAAAGTGAAAAGAAACGTGTTTGGTTGGTTGCATTAGCGGATAAGTGAGTTTGTCAGTATATAAGTGTCAACATGTGTGATATGCTTAGATGTTTTTTTCCTCATTTGATTTAatttttctataaaaacatGCATGCATCTAAATCTTACAAACATCTCACATTGTTGATGAGCACGTTTAGACGAACGACGACCACATCTAATGCACTAAAGTTGACCATTGATGCAGGCATTCCAGACGCACGCTAGCAGTGCCACGCCACGTCATACGCGCGCAACGCAACCATGGCAGGTGCACACTCGCATGAGTATGACCATTGCATGCCTACCACTCTCTACCTCTTGGTCAGGAGGAGCTGCAGCAATATCTCATTGAACGTGTCCACCGGCCCCGGCAGGCAGGAATGGAGGCAGtcgttgagcatcttctccggCTTGCCGGGCCCGAACGGGTCCCTGTGCATGTACGCGCCAGGGTGTCCGTCCGGCCGCATCGTCGCCAGCTTCGTCACGTCCAGCACCTTGATCGTCGCCGCCCCGCcgttcctcgccgccgcggcggacgCCTCTTCTTTAACGACCcttcggagctccgccgcctcgccgtccacctcctTCTCCCCATCCTTGTACGGGGCCTTCCTCGCGCACGTCGTGGGGTCGTCCCACGCCTTCTCGAAGTGCGACGGCGATATGGTGGCCAGCACCACagtccggccgccgccgccggagccgaggAGTCGCTCTAGCGACTTGCGGACCACCTCCCGGAACGGCGAGGCGAAGCCGATCTCGGTGTGGTTGGAGTCCGGGAGCATGTGCGCGCCGAGAACCTCGCTGCCGTTGTAGAACATGGACCACTTGAGGAACCAGTGGCCCGCGCTGAGCACCGCCACGTCCATGGTGTCGGCCTCCGACGACCACCGCTCGGCGAGCGCGTCGAGGTGCACGGAGCTGTAGGGCAGGTGGTAGTCGTCCACCCTGCCCGTGGCCCGCGCCAGGAACGGCGCCCAGTACACGGACACCGTCACGCCGTGCGACGGGAACGCCCAGCGCCGGAACCGGAACTCCCCGGGGTCCGCGTCGCGGTGCACGAGCCGGGACGGGAACGGTGACGCGCCGAGGAGGCAGACCAGGGACTCGGCCTGGTTCCGCGCCATGGAGTCGCCCACGAAGGCGACGTGCCTGCCCCGAACCGCGTCGAGGAACGCCGCCGCGTCGAAGGCCGGGAGCGGGCACCCGCCCGCCGGCTGCCACCGCCAGTCGAGGTAACCGGTGTCCGGGCGCCCGTTTCGGACGCAGTCCTCGCTGTCCTTGACGCCGCACGCGGTGGCGTTGTACCGCCGCGCGTGGCCCGGCGACCGCACCCACCGCCCCTCCGAGTAGTCGCAGCTCGGCCTGCCATCAAACAAGGACCATGAGAAATCGGAAGCTGCAAGTGCCGCCAGAGCTAGTCGATTAAGCGACGGCGGGTTGAGCTGAGCAACGTTCACGTACGCTGGTGAGACCGAGGAGTAGGTGCCGTTGAAGTACTGGAGCAGAGGGGACAAGACTGCTTGTTGAGTACCGGGAGGAGAGCAGCAGAGGAGGTGGAGGAGCGCCAAGGAGAGGAAGCCGCAGGCGAGCCAGGCGCCGGCGGTTCTGGGCAGGAAGTAGCCAGGATTGGCGCTGTTGGGAGACGATGGCTTCTGGGCGCTGTGCGGATGGAGTGGCTGGCACGCTCCCATCTCCTTCGTTTTCCACGGCAGGAGCTGGGGGATGTGGTTACTCGCGAGTCACGACGACGACGGCAGAAGCAAGGGTAAATCAGTTAGGGACTAAAAATAAGTTCTAACCTAGGTACTAAAAATAAATCCGAACTTAAATCATTAAATATGATGGTGCAAAATCAGTTTTACCTTTCATTACTAATGCCCATTAAATATAGAGGTGTGAAGGTGGGTCTTGGATCTTATAAATGAGGGATGCCCCATAACAAAAACTTCTATGAGCAATA
The genomic region above belongs to Panicum hallii strain FIL2 chromosome 4, PHallii_v3.1, whole genome shotgun sequence and contains:
- the LOC112890795 gene encoding protein ALTERED XYLOGLUCAN 4-like; this translates as MGAHEQPPHHPHKQKTPRSGYSVPRPVCAWLACGFVSLALLHLLCCTPPGTQDAVLSPLLQYVDDTYNFVSSGPRSCNYSEGRWVYAPGHARRYNGTECDVKESHDCLRNGRPDTGYLDWRWQPAGCRLPAFDAGAFLSAARGKHVALVGDSMVRNQAQSLACLLAGAGFPHRVVYRDAGPRGKPDLWRWAFPTHGVTVSFYWAPFVARATGKALNDTLPQSMNHVHLDAADDLWGADADTMDVVVLGTGHWPLNGAIYYVNGEVIGHHVHDELDPAMDIGYTRPMRMAYRTALDRLSRSGRPRTVVLATLSPGHRYEGDTLATMCPRKAPYEEGEHELRDIDRELVGLVYEEAEAARARNGEGGATRVEVLDVTKLAAMRPDGHPGAYMHRDPFAHEVQPWMAADCVHFCLPGPVDTFNEILQHILMRKRR
- the LOC112891026 gene encoding protein ALTERED XYLOGLUCAN 4-like yields the protein MGACQPLHPHSAQKPSSPNSANPGYFLPRTAGAWLACGFLSLALLHLLCCSPPGTQQAVLSPLLQYFNGTYSSVSPAPSCDYSEGRWVRSPGHARRYNATACGVKDSEDCVRNGRPDTGYLDWRWQPAGGCPLPAFDAAAFLDAVRGRHVAFVGDSMARNQAESLVCLLGASPFPSRLVHRDADPGEFRFRRWAFPSHGVTVSVYWAPFLARATGRVDDYHLPYSSVHLDALAERWSSEADTMDVAVLSAGHWFLKWSMFYNGSEVLGAHMLPDSNHTEIGFASPFREVVRKSLERLLGSGGGGRTVVLATISPSHFEKAWDDPTTCARKAPYKDGEKEVDGEAAELRRVVKEEASAAAARNGGAATIKVLDVTKLATMRPDGHPGAYMHRDPFGPGKPEKMLNDCLHSCLPGPVDTFNEILLQLLLTKR